A genomic region of Octopus sinensis linkage group LG2, ASM634580v1, whole genome shotgun sequence contains the following coding sequences:
- the LOC115228286 gene encoding mast cell protease 1A-like, with protein sequence MTPSHTTTATKMERIILAVLLTVIASCSAKPSEQIVGGSDAFNCELPHMVYIDIKLRDRDSFCGATLLSDKWILTAAHCVDGDVVGVDAHIGSTNKRNASQVIKVRQWIPHPKYSLTHTVVHDVAVLELSEKVRLGKCVSPLSLPNKGDTYYGTCTAAGWGQTGNQGIFPNKLQRTRINIIPTSECQKQAAGITAEQHICVGDNKDKGKNVCGGDSGGGLVCRRKSDNAYVVAGIASYVFDCDKGFGVYANVANFLDYIKAYMSL encoded by the exons ATGACACCAAGCCATACTACGACAGCCACGAAAATGGAGCGAATAATCCTAGCCGTCCTTCTGACAGTGATTGCAAGCTGCTCAGCCAAGCCCT CTGAGCAGATAGTTGGTGGAAGTGATGCTTTTAATTGTGAATTGCCACATATGGTGTATATTGATATTAAACTGAGAGACAGAGATTCATTTTGTGGTGCTACTTTGTTATCAGATAAATGGATTTTAACAGCTGCTCATTGCGT tgatggtgatgtggttGGTGTTGACGCCCACATTGGATCAACAAACAAAAGGAATGCTTCACAAGTCATTAAAGTCAGACAATGGATCCCTCATCCTAAATACTCACTGACACATACTGTTG ttcatGATGTTGCTGTTTTGGAACTGTCTGAAAAAGTACGTTTAGGCAAATGTGTTTCTCCACTTAGTCTCCCAAACAAAGGAGACACCTATTATGGTACATGTACAGCCGCTGGATGGGGTCAAACAGGAA ATCAAGGAATTTTCCCAAATAAACTACAGAGAACTAGGATTAACATAATCCCAACAAGTGAATGCCAGAAACAGGCAGCTGGTATTACTGCTGAACAACATATTTGTGTTGGAGATAATAAAGACAAAGGCAAAAACGTCTGTGGT GGAGATTCTGGTGGTGGTCTCGTCTGCCGAAGGAAATCTGACAATGCTTACGTCGTTGCTGGTATTGCTTCCTATGTTTTCGACTGCGACAAAGGATTTGGAGTCTATGCCAATGTGGCCAATTTCCTTGACTATATCAAGGCATATATGAGCTTGTAG